A region of Rhodamnia argentea isolate NSW1041297 chromosome 9, ASM2092103v1, whole genome shotgun sequence DNA encodes the following proteins:
- the LOC115740875 gene encoding BTB/POZ domain-containing protein At3g05675 isoform X1: MSPADLVAIAFHCEEITHSCVQYLEAVPWDDKEEEEIMEAASKLGPVALPILARIQPVDFTIAKSVFVSAFRFATSTAGPCPPFGEELKSSAQEQIEFMLREDQDMPLITVDDEVKSVVKKGLSFMFSSFESKLSSLLNESDLASKTEEVDILQGLSDLDWMSNVLPKMELMKDFVSTWAETSENILGIVEDQKLKSVMWGLKLKLIEVCGKVLEAVGYGNVILPADFRVHILKLWLPYIRKMKPLLDSKSDEEASFPYKMDEDLCQSIEGAIVSFVLALPSNDQADILADWMKAEQARYPDLTEAFEVWCYRTKSAKRRLTEAVDKVDNAPISL; this comes from the exons ATGAGCCCTGCAGACTTG GTAGCAATTGCATTTCACTGTGAAGAGATCACTCACAGCTGCGTCCAGTACCTGGAGGCCGTTCCTTGGgacgacaaagaagaagaagagataatGGAAGCTGCGTCAAAGCTTGGTCCGGTCGCCCTGCCCATATTAGCCAGGATTCAGCCAGTTGACTTTACCATTGctaaaagtgtttttgtttctgcATTTCGTTTTGCCACATCCACTGCTGGACCCTGTCCACCATTTGGAGAGGAGCTCAAAAGTTCAGCCCAAGAGCAAATAGAATTCATGCTACGGGAAGATCAGGACATGCCATTAATCACTGTTGATGATGAAGTGAAATCTGTAGTTAAAAAGGGCCTTTCTTTTATGTTCTCCTCATTTGAAAGCAAGTTGTCCTCCTTGCTTAATGAGTCAGATCTTGCTTCCAAGACAGAAGAGGTTGATATATTGCAGGGTTTAAGTGATCTTGATTGGATGAGTAACGTATTGCCGAAAATGGAACTAATGAAGGATTTTGTCTCAACGTGGGCAGAAACCTCTGAGAACATTTTGGGAATCGTCGAAGACCAGAAGCTCAAGTCTGTCATGTGGGGATTGAAGCTAAAGCTAATAGAAGTGTGTGGGAAAGTCTTAGAAGCGGTCGGGTATGGAAACGTGATCCTTCCAGCTGATTTTCGGGTGCATATACTTAAACTGTGGCTCCCTtatataagaaaaatgaaacctCTTCTAGATTCAAAGAGCGATGAGGAGGCCAGTTTTCCTTATAAAATGGATGAAGACTTGTGTCAGAGCATCGAAGGTGCCATCGTCTCGTTCGTATTAGCACTGCCATCGAATGATCAAGCTGATATCCTGGCAGATTGGATGAAAGCCGAGCAGGCGAGGTATCCCGACCTAACCGAGGCCTTCGAAGTATGGTGCTATAGGACGAAATCTGCAAAGAGGCGGTTGACAGAGGCAGTGGACAAGGTTGATAATGCCCCTATCAGCTTGTGA
- the LOC115740875 gene encoding BTB/POZ domain-containing protein At3g05675 isoform X2, with product MEAASKLGPVALPILARIQPVDFTIAKSVFVSAFRFATSTAGPCPPFGEELKSSAQEQIEFMLREDQDMPLITVDDEVKSVVKKGLSFMFSSFESKLSSLLNESDLASKTEEVDILQGLSDLDWMSNVLPKMELMKDFVSTWAETSENILGIVEDQKLKSVMWGLKLKLIEVCGKVLEAVGYGNVILPADFRVHILKLWLPYIRKMKPLLDSKSDEEASFPYKMDEDLCQSIEGAIVSFVLALPSNDQADILADWMKAEQARYPDLTEAFEVWCYRTKSAKRRLTEAVDKVDNAPISL from the coding sequence atGGAAGCTGCGTCAAAGCTTGGTCCGGTCGCCCTGCCCATATTAGCCAGGATTCAGCCAGTTGACTTTACCATTGctaaaagtgtttttgtttctgcATTTCGTTTTGCCACATCCACTGCTGGACCCTGTCCACCATTTGGAGAGGAGCTCAAAAGTTCAGCCCAAGAGCAAATAGAATTCATGCTACGGGAAGATCAGGACATGCCATTAATCACTGTTGATGATGAAGTGAAATCTGTAGTTAAAAAGGGCCTTTCTTTTATGTTCTCCTCATTTGAAAGCAAGTTGTCCTCCTTGCTTAATGAGTCAGATCTTGCTTCCAAGACAGAAGAGGTTGATATATTGCAGGGTTTAAGTGATCTTGATTGGATGAGTAACGTATTGCCGAAAATGGAACTAATGAAGGATTTTGTCTCAACGTGGGCAGAAACCTCTGAGAACATTTTGGGAATCGTCGAAGACCAGAAGCTCAAGTCTGTCATGTGGGGATTGAAGCTAAAGCTAATAGAAGTGTGTGGGAAAGTCTTAGAAGCGGTCGGGTATGGAAACGTGATCCTTCCAGCTGATTTTCGGGTGCATATACTTAAACTGTGGCTCCCTtatataagaaaaatgaaacctCTTCTAGATTCAAAGAGCGATGAGGAGGCCAGTTTTCCTTATAAAATGGATGAAGACTTGTGTCAGAGCATCGAAGGTGCCATCGTCTCGTTCGTATTAGCACTGCCATCGAATGATCAAGCTGATATCCTGGCAGATTGGATGAAAGCCGAGCAGGCGAGGTATCCCGACCTAACCGAGGCCTTCGAAGTATGGTGCTATAGGACGAAATCTGCAAAGAGGCGGTTGACAGAGGCAGTGGACAAGGTTGATAATGCCCCTATCAGCTTGTGA